GTCCCCGGCACGATGTCGCTCGTCCGTCCGGGAGAGGTCGGCGTGCAGTACGTCATGCTCGCTCTCGACGGCGACACGGTGTCGAAGATCTTCGGTCTCGCCGACGACTTCAGCGATCTCTGAGTCGAGACCGCGCGTCAGAGCTCGGTGACGCGACCCGACTCGACACGCCACCGACGGTCGGTGTGCACCGTGGCGAGCATCCGTCGGTCGTGCGTCACCAGCAGCAGCGTCCCCTCGTACGATTCGAGCGCCTGCTCGAGCTGCTCGATCGCCGCGAGATCGAGGTGGTTCGTCGGCTCATCGAGCACCAGGACGTTGGTGCCGCGGGCCTGCAGCAGGGCGAGCCCCGCTCGCGTGCGCTCCCCCGGTGACAACTCGTCGACCGGGCGACCCACGTGGTCGGCTTTGAGTCCGAACTTGGCGAGAAGCGTGCGCACCTCACCGGTGGCCATCTCGGGCACGAGCTCCTCGAAAGCCGCCGCGAGCGGCTGGGAACCCGCCAGCAGGGAGCGCGCCTGGTCGATCTCGCCGATCTGCACGCTCGCTCCGAGACTCGCCGTGCCCTCGTCCGGATGCTGTTGCCCGAGCAGGGCGCGGAGGAGGGTCGACTTGCCCGCGCCGTTGGGACCCGTGATCCCGATGCGCTCCCCCGCGTTCACCTGCAGCGACACCGGGCCCAGAGCGAACTCACCCTGCCGGTACACCGCGGAGCTCAGCGTCGAGACGACCGAGCTGGAGCGCGGCGCCGCGGCGATGGTGAACTCGAGCTGCCACTCCTTGCGGGGTTCCTCGACCTCCTCGAGCCGCGCGATCCGACTCTCCATCTGTCGCACCTTCTGCGCCTGCTTCTCGCTGGACTCCGTCGAGGCCTTGCGCCGGATCTTGTCGTTGTCGGGTGCCTTCTTCATCGCGTTGCGCACGCCCTGACTCGACCATTCCCGCTGGGTCCTGGCGCGGCCGATGAGGTCGGCCTTCTTCTCGGCGAACTCGTCGTACTTCTCGCGCTGGTGGCGGCGCACCGTGGCCCGCTCCTCGAGGTAGGCGTCGTACCCGCCGCCGAACACACGGTTCGAGCCCTGCGCCAGGTCGAGCTCCAGCACCCGGGTCACGCAGCGCGCGAGGAACTCGCGATCATGGCTCACCAGGACCACGCCGCCGCGGAGTCCGCGTACGAAGGCCTCCAGCCGCTCGAGACCGTCGAGATCCAGATCGTTGGTCGGCTCGTCCAGCAGCGCGATGTCGAAGCGCGAGAGGAGCAGCGCCGCCAGCCCGACACGAGCCGCCTGACCGCCGGAGAGCGAGGTCATCAGGATCCCGTCGGCGTCGCCGCCGTCGAGTTCGAGACCCAGGTCGGCGAGCACGGCCGGGAGTCGCTCGTCCAGGTCGGCGGCGCCGCTGGCCAGCCACCGGTCGAGGGCGGTCGAGTAGGCGTCTGCCGGGTCGACGCCCGGGGCGGCGAGCGAAGGGTCG
This genomic interval from Microbacterium sp. LWH11-1.2 contains the following:
- a CDS encoding ABC-F family ATP-binding cassette domain-containing protein, producing MTATLVAQGLAGGYGHRTLFDSLDLTVAPGDVVGVVGANGAGKSTLLRLLAGIDEPQAGTIALAPADAFVGWLPQEHERISGETIAAYIARRTGCAAATIAMDAAAAALGDPSLAAPGVDPADAYSTALDRWLASGAADLDERLPAVLADLGLELDGGDADGILMTSLSGGQAARVGLAALLLSRFDIALLDEPTNDLDLDGLERLEAFVRGLRGGVVLVSHDREFLARCVTRVLELDLAQGSNRVFGGGYDAYLEERATVRRHQREKYDEFAEKKADLIGRARTQREWSSQGVRNAMKKAPDNDKIRRKASTESSEKQAQKVRQMESRIARLEEVEEPRKEWQLEFTIAAAPRSSSVVSTLSSAVYRQGEFALGPVSLQVNAGERIGITGPNGAGKSTLLRALLGQQHPDEGTASLGASVQIGEIDQARSLLAGSQPLAAAFEELVPEMATGEVRTLLAKFGLKADHVGRPVDELSPGERTRAGLALLQARGTNVLVLDEPTNHLDLAAIEQLEQALESYEGTLLLVTHDRRMLATVHTDRRWRVESGRVTEL